A stretch of the Oenococcus sp. UCMA 16435 genome encodes the following:
- a CDS encoding DUF1175 family protein, with amino-acid sequence MEMKKSSLKSKALITAISALGVTGTAAVTAQAKSYTIKSGDTLWSLANDNNTSVNALASENKISDPNLIVAGDTLVLPDDDAASTPAQKTAESSAASSSTSSASQASNSTSVASSSETVSDTSYTVQAGDSLWSIAQKTGADVNELVANNGGKSLIQIGQIIQIPTSTATASSAATSSVSSSASIASSSSAVASVTSSTSSVASSAVPSSVSSSASIASSSSAVSSVASVTSSTSSVASSAVPSSVASSASASSAASATSSVAAKAAVTAALSKTNVTTSSSSSSTSTAQAVVNLALQLSKENIPYVWGGSTTAGFDCSGLVSYVFQHAAGITLPHYTVSQESYVSKHSVSQAKPGDLLFWGNAGATYHVAIYIGNNQYVAAPEPGMNVEVETISSYFMPSFAGTVIK; translated from the coding sequence GTGGAAATGAAAAAATCTTCTTTAAAATCAAAAGCATTGATTACGGCGATTTCTGCATTGGGTGTCACCGGAACAGCTGCGGTAACAGCTCAGGCTAAATCGTATACGATTAAGAGCGGTGATACATTGTGGAGCTTAGCCAACGATAATAATACTTCTGTTAATGCCTTGGCATCGGAAAACAAAATTTCTGATCCAAATTTGATTGTTGCAGGAGATACATTGGTACTTCCTGATGATGATGCAGCGTCAACTCCGGCCCAAAAGACGGCTGAAAGTAGTGCAGCTTCTTCTTCAACATCTTCGGCTAGCCAAGCTTCAAATTCCACTTCTGTTGCAAGCAGCAGTGAGACTGTTTCGGATACGAGTTATACGGTTCAGGCAGGCGATTCGCTTTGGTCAATTGCCCAGAAAACTGGTGCCGATGTAAATGAGTTGGTTGCAAACAACGGTGGCAAGAGTTTAATTCAGATTGGTCAAATAATTCAAATCCCAACTAGTACAGCTACAGCATCTTCGGCCGCTACCAGTTCAGTTTCTTCTAGCGCTTCCATTGCCAGCTCTTCTTCTGCTGTTGCTTCTGTTACTAGTTCGACTTCTTCTGTTGCAAGTTCAGCTGTACCAAGTTCAGTTTCTTCTAGCGCTTCCATTGCCAGCTCTTCTTCTGCTGTTTCTTCAGTTGCTTCTGTTACTAGTTCGACTTCTTCTGTTGCAAGTTCAGCTGTACCAAGTTCAGTTGCTTCTTCAGCTTCGGCTAGTTCAGCTGCTTCTGCCACTAGTTCGGTTGCCGCTAAAGCCGCAGTTACAGCTGCTTTAAGTAAAACTAATGTTACGACTAGTTCTTCTAGTAGTTCGACTTCGACTGCTCAGGCTGTTGTTAATTTAGCGCTTCAGTTATCCAAAGAAAATATTCCTTACGTTTGGGGTGGAAGCACAACTGCTGGATTTGATTGTTCCGGATTAGTATCGTATGTTTTCCAACATGCTGCGGGAATTACTTTGCCTCATTACACAGTTTCTCAAGAAAGTTATGTTTCAAAGCATTCTGTATCTCAGGCAAAACCTGGCGATCTCTTGTTCTGGGGCAATGCAGGAGCAACCTACCACGTTGCCATCTACATTGG
- a CDS encoding 4-oxalocrotonate tautomerase, translated as MPEIQIDMLKGRSHEQIKQIVKDITTVMVEDAKAKPEAVHIVIREFEANHYALGGVLKSDM; from the coding sequence ATGCCGGAAATTCAAATTGATATGTTAAAAGGACGTTCGCATGAGCAGATTAAACAAATTGTGAAAGATATTACCACTGTAATGGTTGAAGATGCCAAGGCCAAGCCCGAAGCGGTTCACATAGTAATTCGTGAATTTGAAGCAAATCATTATGCTTTAGGCGGTGTCCTGAAGTCTGATATGTAA